A genomic segment from Thermoanaerobaculia bacterium encodes:
- a CDS encoding D-alanine--D-alanine ligase family protein gives MRTRVAVVFGGASVEREVSVVSARTIVSGFPGDRYETVPVAIDPSGHFRGDADSRAILARGFEAAGPASVRLPAGRFDGIDLAFPIVHGETGEDGTLQGFFETLGIPYAGSDVAGSALGMNKAAFKARMREAGLPVARSVAVDAAAWETGAASVADRVAARLPLPLFVKPSSGGSSLGVTKVKGWEELAPAVAAALAYDRTVLVEEGIDAREIECAVLGNDAPEASGCGEIVPGREFYDYEDKYISGGARLLVPAPLPPEIAEEVRAIALRAFAIAGCSGFARVDFFVDKGSGRVLLNEVNTLPGFTSISMFPKLWGEAGIPLGDLLDRIAALAFERAESRGRAAAARPRPARLS, from the coding sequence GTGAGGACGCGCGTCGCCGTCGTCTTCGGCGGCGCGTCGGTCGAGCGGGAGGTGTCGGTCGTGTCCGCCCGCACGATCGTGTCGGGCTTCCCCGGCGACCGGTACGAGACCGTTCCGGTCGCGATCGATCCTTCCGGGCACTTCCGGGGCGACGCCGATTCGCGCGCGATCCTCGCCCGAGGGTTCGAGGCGGCGGGACCGGCGTCCGTGCGGCTCCCGGCGGGGCGATTCGACGGGATCGACCTCGCGTTCCCGATCGTCCACGGGGAGACCGGCGAAGACGGCACGCTCCAGGGATTCTTCGAGACGCTCGGAATTCCGTACGCCGGATCGGACGTCGCCGGTTCGGCGCTCGGGATGAACAAGGCGGCGTTCAAGGCGCGGATGCGCGAAGCGGGCCTCCCGGTCGCACGCTCGGTCGCGGTGGATGCGGCCGCCTGGGAAACCGGGGCGGCGTCGGTTGCGGACCGGGTCGCCGCCCGGCTGCCGCTGCCGCTGTTCGTCAAGCCCTCGTCGGGAGGCTCCTCCCTCGGCGTCACGAAGGTCAAGGGCTGGGAGGAGCTCGCGCCGGCGGTCGCGGCCGCCCTCGCGTACGACCGCACGGTCCTCGTGGAGGAGGGGATCGACGCGCGCGAGATCGAGTGCGCGGTCCTCGGCAACGACGCGCCGGAGGCGTCGGGCTGCGGCGAGATCGTTCCCGGACGCGAGTTCTACGATTACGAGGACAAGTACATCTCGGGCGGGGCGCGCCTCCTCGTTCCCGCTCCGCTCCCGCCGGAGATCGCCGAAGAGGTTCGCGCGATCGCGCTCCGCGCCTTCGCGATCGCGGGATGCTCGGGCTTCGCGCGCGTGGACTTCTTCGTCGACAAGGGCAGCGGGCGCGTCCTGTTGAACGAAGTCAACACCCTTCCCGGCTTCACGTCGATCTCGATGTTTCCGAAGCTCTGGGGAGAGGCGGGAATTCCCCTCGGCGATCTCCTCGACCGGATCGCGGCGCTCGCGTTCGAGCGCGCGGAATCGCGCGGGCGTGCGGCCGCCGCGCGGCCGCGGCCGGCGCGGCTCTCCTGA